The Saimiri boliviensis isolate mSaiBol1 chromosome 10, mSaiBol1.pri, whole genome shotgun sequence genomic sequence TGCTATTATCAGGAGAGGCATGGCTAGATTCCACTCACTTCCAACATGtccttcttgtctcttttctaagggaggaggaagggcaagACAACCGTCAGTGGGCGAGAAAGGGTGGAGTCTCTCCTCCAGGGCAGCTTAGCTGTGAGCTACCAGAATCAGCCGCGTGGTACCTGATGCAAAGGCACAGCACGAATATAGACTTCCCCAGATGACTGGGCTCTTTGGCTTGGAGGCCACTTGGTTGGGGACAGGGGCTTTCTGGACTGGGCCACCACTGGGGTAGAAAGACAGGCATGATAACACTTGGGACTCGTGTCATGGGCCCCTTTCTTCTCCCCAAACTGTCAACTgttccttcctgtctcctttgAACAGCTCCACTGCCCCAAACGCACAGGCACACACTTGAGGAACTCACCTTTTTGGCTGAGAATATTCTCCAGCAGTACAGCCCCAGAGGGGCCAGAGATGCCAGAAGCAGCAGAATCCAGATAGCCAAGAGCATGGCCCGAAGGGTAATGAACAGGGCCTGGGGACAGAGAACCCACGCTGTAAGCACCAGGATGACAGCTGCCTTCCTGCTCTGTCCCCATGTTCCTTACTGATCTGGGTCAATCTCTACCCCTTTATCTCCAAGTTTGTGGCTTCAAGAGGGGAAGTCAATACATCCAGCGTGCAGAATGCGGCCGGAAACCCCTCATACTGGGCCCGTGTCCTCGTTTGCACAGTGACGGGTTTGGGCTATGGTTTGATTCCCTAGAACCTCTAGGACTTGAGAGGACTGAGGGAAAACATGCATTTAACATCTTTGCGGCACTTTGTGCCCTCACAGTATtggttcatttattattttagtgcTTGTATTTCCCACTAGTCTGTAACACCCACAACTACAGGAgccacttctgttttctctgatgCTTTGTCTTTGGCGACGATAATCAAGGTTGGTGTAACACCTATGTCTGGTGAAGAGCCTGACTCTTgcccccagcctggcctgggcaTCCCTGCCCCGCCCGCTGCTGCCCTTCCCCTTGGCCACCTGCCTTCAGCATGTCCAGGAAGGAGATACACAGTTGGAACCTTCTGACTTCTTCTGGACTCTCAGTGGGGATTGGGGTGTTGTACCAGTTACTCCAGGTAGAGATGTGGCACATACTGTTACTATAATAGCGGCCGTATCCCAAATCGTCATTCCAAAGCTTGAGGGCAGCAATGGCTGTGGAGAAAGCTGCCAGCTctagcagacttctcagcagagactggggagggaggaggcagagagaaatcTTCGTGAATCAGTTTCTCCCAGAGTCCAGTCTGGGGTAAAGAGGGCAAGGCCCAGAGAAGCCTGTGATGGGGCAGGAGATTGGGGTGGCCTCCAGCCTGAGCTTGGTCCCTCCACCCCATGCCCTTCTCTGAACTCACCCAGTAGGTGCCACCCCGTGTCTCATAAATGAAGGCAGCAACTCCAGCCAGCACAGCCTGGGGGAGAGATTGATGCAGCAGGAGGCTTAGCACAGGGAATGCGAGTCCCCTCCCGTGAGAGAGACCCCGTGCAGCAGACCCTTCCCCAGCACACTCTGCTTGGGCCTGAGGCTTCATGCTAAGCCTTTTGATCCATGGTAAGGTTAACTGCTGAGACAGTGGAGCTGGGATCCAACTCCTGAGGCCGCAGAAGGCCCTGCTTTAGTGACGCCTAAGAGCCTGTGGTCAAGCCAGGTGTGAGCCCCCCTTCCTTCTCTAAACCTTCCCTTTTAAACACCAGCAAGTGCTTTATCAAAGTTCCAGGGATGCTGGGATCTTGTGGATAAAGTCATAAGGTGCTGGAGAAGCTCTCAGTAAAGGGTGGCTCTATACAGGGTGGGCACGGTTAGGTCTAGAAGCCTGTCCTAACAGTGCCCAATGATCCATTCAACTGGGCTTGAAGAACAGGAAATCTAGTATATCCCAGTGGACAGGTGGACCTGAATCCTGTTTGGCTAATTCTGTAACTAATCCGGGTATTTTGCCATAGGTTGGGTGAAGGTGATTATCAGTAAATACATGTGTTATACTGCTATGCTGAGGGTGTAGGTACCATGACCAGTCCACCTAGCTCCTGTGCAAACTGCACACACCCATCTATTAACAATAATTCCTGGATTCCGATTGTGTGCAGGGCCTGTGGAGGACAGTGGGAGTAACCAAGGCTGATGCTTCCTGGGCGCTCGCATACTATCTGCACGTTCTGCCTCCCCCATCTCAACACAAGTATCCGGAGATGGGTGGGTCCTTAGATCCTTAGTTGACATTTACTGTTGAGGCAGGGAGAGGCAGCCAGCCTGATGGGAGCAGCACTGGGCAGGCGTCGGGAGAGCGGACAGTGCGACTAGGACACGCCGACACTGCCCTCGCTGTTTGCTCATCTGTACAGGCAGGGAATGGGCCGAGATAATCAGATCTTTCTGACTGCCAGCATTCTGTGGTGCCATACTGGAGGAAGGCAATCAGGAGAGCAATGTCCCCACACCTCCCGCAGGCTGTCGAGCACGGTCCTGCTCTACTCACCACGGCCCCTGTCCAGATGGCAGCTCCCGAGGCGACCAGGAGGCTGAACCCTTGCATGTACAAAAATCCTCCGAGGACCCCACTCAAGATCCCCAGCACGATCTGCGTCACCTGAATGACAAAGGACGAAAGATCCTGGCTCCTAGGAGCACCTGCCCCTGCGGGGATTAATGGCTAAAACCCCAAAAAGAGGCgcggggagagagaagagaaagaaggaagaggaggaggaggagaaggaaaagggaggtggaggagaaaagagaagggagaggaaggagagaggagagtggCCCCTCCTGAGTTTGACCTAGAGGAAAGGATGGATTCAGGGCTCCACCGATTGGAACTCTGCATGGTCAGTGGCTCCTCCACACCCCATTGAGCCCAGAGCCTCCCATCCCCAGGCTCTTACTGAGAAGGCCAGAGAAGCACATGCCTAAGTAAGAGGACACACTGGCTGGGTGTCCTCTTCAGAGGGAGGCTGGCAGAGGGTGCTGCTGCGGCAGGAGGGGGGCCCTTACATTGGTCTGCTGTGAGGGGACTAGGGAGTCCCTTCCACAGCCCCACGAGGCAGGCTGCCACACTCACCCATGAGGCCACCAGCAGCCGGCTGCTGCCCCTGGCCTGAGTGGCTGGGGGCCGCAGCGCAGAGCAGCAGGTCAGCAGGAGCTTGGCCAGGGCAGATTCCTGGTGGATGTGCACATCGACGTGGGTGGGCTGTGGGGTCTCCGGGGCCATCTCACCATCGTTGGCTGTCCCCATGGTCAGGAATACCCTCTGTGAGGAAGGAAACACCAGGGAGGAAGGGCTGTCAGAAGACTTTTGTAGATTTCATTGGAGTTGGGGAGGCCAGGGGCCCGTGGGGCTCAGGGTCACCGAATGAATGGCTGTCCTGGTCACAGAGCCACACTTTGGCCCCCTCTCAAGGGGAGTGTATGTAGCAGAGGGGGCTGATGACCATGACGGGGCTGTGGCGACTGCTGAGGCTGCAGGAACCTCCCCTTTCGTCCTAGATCTGCTCTGTCCCCCGCATCCTCCTCGAAGGGCTCTGGAGTCTGGGTCTAGCGGCGCCCCACGCCCCCGCCCCTCACCCCCTCCACCCGGGCTCTTCCTGTGGCCTCCCCTCCACAAACTCCCCTTGGCTGCCAGTGGAGCCCCTGTGGACGCAGCCTTGCCCCAGCTGGGCCGCGGGTCCTCCACCCACCTACCCCACCGACCTCCCGCTCCAGGGATGGCTGCTCAGGCCAGACGGGTTCACGCTGCCCATGCCCTGGAAAGGACCGCGCGGCGGTGCAGAGGGAGGTCAGAGGCCGGGGCCGCACCTGGCCTACTCCGCAGCCCCCTTCCTGCAGTCTCATCCCCGGGTGCGGGTCCCTCCTACCCCCCGCCAGCTGTGCGGAGGCAGCTCGGCGCGTGCTGAAGGAGGCCCGGGGCCATCGGGCGTGGGGCGCCGCCTCACCTGCGCTACTCGGGACCTTCGTGCGGGCGGCGGGAGGGCTGGGGCGCCGGCTGCGGCGGCGGGAGGGGAAGTGTGTCCGGAGTCGGAGGGGTAGGCGGAGGAGGGGGTGGGGCTGAACTTCAGCCCCTCGGGTTCCCGGCAGGCGGCCTGTCCTGGGGTCCGTCTGGGGTTCTCCCGCTACGCGTGGGTCACTGGGCTCTGGGGAGCTGGGAGGGTGCGCGGGCGGCTGGCCCTGGGAAAGCCCGTGGGCTCATCCTCACCCACAGCCCCACGGCCAGGGCTGGCGTGCAAGTGTGCGGGAGTGGGAACGCAGGGCGCGCGCGGGGGCTCGGCCTCCTCCCGCCGGGTCCGCTCCTCCTGGTGGAACCCCCCTGCCGGGCCCCGGGGCCGAAGCTGGTTTCGGGAAACCGCGCAGCCTGGGCGGGgctgcagcccccacccctgTCTCCGCCGTCCCCGCCCTCCCGCCGCTCCCCTGCTCTGGGTCAGCTCCTGCCGGCTCTGCTCGGCCGCTGGCTCCCCGAGGACGGCAGGtgaggcaggggtggggctggaaGACCCTCTTGCCGCAGGACCCTCTGTCCCGAGGAGTCCCCAGGGCCATGCCCCCAACCTGTCCTGTCCACATGACGCCTTTCTTCCTCCATCTTGGTTTCCCCGAGGACTCCTGTGGGAGGATGCAGGGGGTGACCCCAGAAAAGCGGCTGGAGAGCGGGAGGAGAGGCCTGGGCCTGACGCATCTCCTCCACCTTCCTCTGCCCCGCACGCTTGGCCCCTGGCTGGAGCCCTTCGATGGGGTGGCTCCTGGGACGGGGCCAGGGTGTGGCGGGGCTGCCGGACGCTTTCCCTGGTGGGGGCGAGGCAGATCTAGGGGTTGACGGGGGGCGGGGGAAGCGGTGGTCCTGGGGGCCCGGAGGTAGCTGGAACCTGAGATACACTCAGGGCAGGGCCCGGGCCTTCAAGGGACGGTCTGGCTGGAATCTGGGGCTGGGCTTCCTTTTGCGGGAATCAGAATCAGACGCTCCTTTGTGCATCTGCGGAATTGTCAAACTCCTGTCCTTTGTAACCCCAAGGAGGCCAggtgggtgaaagagtgaaactgctCTGAGAAGTAAGTGGAGTACGAATGGGAGGTGTTATTCGAATTGTTAATAATATTGGATTTAAACTGTGATACTTAGCCAGGATGTCCATTAGAATTGCTTATGCAGgatttattttagagccaggcaAGCTGATTCTAAAGTGCAGGTGAAGAAGAAACCTAGCAAAAATGGCCATgacaattctgaaagaaaaaccCCATGAAGGGATCATGAAACAGCCCCAGAAGCTTTAAGCTCCATATTAAAATTGTGGTAATGATGCAGAACATAAAGACTAGAGCAGGTCTATATTCCTAGGGGCGCTTCATTTTTGCTTAGGAGAGAATTTTAAATCAGTGAGGAAAAGAGAATGTATTTTCTACAAATGGAACATATCCTTCAGAAGTTAAACATCTGAATGACAGCAACAGAGCTGGGACCCCTGTCTCCTAACGGCCAAGGCTGGGCTTCCAACTCCCAGATTCCAGGTGGGTCAACATTTAAAAGTGAAAGCTGAAAGCGTAAACCACTTAGAGGAAAATATggaagaattattttataatcttgaAACGGGGAAGTCCTTTAAAAGTATGAGAGCTAGACACCATAAATAGAATGAAACTTGAATTGTATGAAAATACAAGCAAGGtcaaaaaataaaccacaaaTTGTAAAGAAACATTTGAAACTCGTATCACAGATGgcaattttttttgaataaagaacttccataagaaacaaacaaacaaaaacataggaTGTGAATGGGGagctcacaaaagaaaaaataaaaatggccctTAATGTATGAAAAGATGATGAACCGCACTCATAATAAGAGAActatgggccaggcgtggtgtattacgtctgtaatcgcagcactttgggaggctgaggtgggaggactgcctgagtccaggagtttgagaccagcttcggcaacaaagcaacacccccatctctctctctaaaaaaaaaataagagaaaggtggattaaaaatatgtggaaataaagactaaaaaagaaaaaatatgtggaGATAGTTACAGAAAGCAGGTCGGTGATTGCCTGTGGCCAGTGGTTGACGGTATTTACTGGGGAGGGGCTTTAGGGAACACGTTGCATTGTAGAAATATCCTATATCTTGATTGTAGCTGTAATTGCACAAATGTATAAATCTGTCAAAACTCATTaagatatacatttaaaatgggaCATCTTATTACATAGAATTGATGAAAATATACAGTGGAATGCAATTTTCCccatataaatgaaaaagataaaaagagtttGCCTCCTGCATGTGAATTGCTACCACCTCCATGGAGGATAACTGACAATAGCTACTAAAATTGCAAATGCACTTACTTTCCTGTTGTCTTGCCAATTCCACATTGTCTGCAATGGAAAAGGAtcagaaataacctaaatgtctgCCAACAGGGAACCACTTAAATAAATTATGAGGAATTCATACTCTGGAAATGTAAGCAGTGACACAAATGAGTGAAGAAGCTTttgtgaaagttgtcagaatcagaATAGAGTcacctgtgttaaaaaaaaaaaaatctgaaaattagagCCTCGGAAGGCCCACAAGGCAGGATTCTCCTGTATAAATACCTGATAACAAAATCATCACAAAGAACTCTGTAAAATGATGACCTTACACAAAGGCCATCATGACTTGACACAAAAAAATGCTTCTGCAAGGACGTTCACCAGCAACTGCCTGTCTCACCCTGTACTGGACTGTCTCACCCTTGTTATTGGTCCTTATAGCCAGGGATAATCATCTCAAAGCAATTATGTAAGTCtccctattttttctttaaaaacttttgtctCTCTTTACCTCCCTGAATGTGCACGTGATTTACTATGGCAAGCATATCCCCATTGCAATGCCCTGTTCCTGaataaatctcattttcttttggagagcctctctctgttatttaggttgacactTTTTATGGACTCATGTAGGATTATTCTAAAAACATATGACAATGTGAGCGAACACATCATCATGCAAATCAGTGTGTGTGGTATGTTGGTATTTGTGGGAAAAGTGGGGAGAAATAGTTTTTCATACTTTTGTATACAAAAATGTCATTGTAGGATTTATAAGAAACTGATAATATTACTTTCCATCTGCAAGGCAAATAGTGTTTGAGGGAAAAAATGAGAGATAAGGTTTTAAAGGTATATATACCCTGTTGTATCTCTCAAATTTGTATGTGTAAAGTATTATGTGtaaagatatatacacatatatactaaaTAACTAAGGTCACTGTGACATTGATATCTGTACTTCCAAAGGAAAGACCCTTTGGAGCTTGACAAagacagtttgtttgttttttgagatggaatattgctctgtcacccaggctagagtgcagtggcgtggtcttggcttgctgcaacctcagcctcctgggttcgagtgattctcctgccttagcctcctgagtagctgggactacgtatgtaccaccatgctcagagAAGTTTTGTATAtgtagtagagagggggtttcggcacattagccaggctggttttgaactcctgacctcaagtaatctacctgctttgggctcccaaagtgctgggattacagacgtgagccactgtgcctgactgggATCTTGACAAAGACACTGTTTCTCTCCTCTCACTCATACTGTGTGTTTTTCCCTCACCTGGTTCCCAGACCTCACTTCTGTATGTCTTCTCCCTGGCAGGCAGTATGGCCCAAAACATGGTGACCGTGAATGGTGTTGCTGTGTCCTCTACGCCATCCCAGCCCACCCATATCAATATCCACATCTACCAGGAATCAGCTTTGACACAACTGCTAAAAGCCGGAGGTTCTCTGAAGCAGTTTCTTTTTCGTCCTGGCGACACTGTACCTTCCAGAGCCGGGATAAGTTATGAGCAGCTGGCTCTAGGGGTAAGAGTGGGCTGGTGGGGGTCGGGGGGGGGCACATTAACAAGGTGATGAGGTCAATTAAAATATAGATCCAAATCTtcgaaattaaaacattttat encodes the following:
- the TMEM176A gene encoding transmembrane protein 176A isoform X3; this translates as MGTANDGEMAPETPQPTHVDVHIHQESALAKLLLTCCSALRPPATQARGSSRLLVASWVTQIVLGILSGVLGGFLYMQGFSLLVASGAAIWTGAVAVLAGVAAFIYETRGGTYWSLLRSLLELAAFSTAIAALKLWNDDLGYGRYYSNSMCHISTWSNWYNTPIPTESPEEVRRFQLCISFLDMLKALFITLRAMLLAIWILLLLASLAPLGLYCWRIFSAKKKRDKKDMLEVSGI
- the TMEM176A gene encoding transmembrane protein 176A isoform X1 is translated as MRLQEGGCGVGQRVFLTMGTANDGEMAPETPQPTHVDVHIHQESALAKLLLTCCSALRPPATQARGSSRLLVASWVTQIVLGILSGVLGGFLYMQGFSLLVASGAAIWTGAVAVLAGVAAFIYETRGGTYWSLLRSLLELAAFSTAIAALKLWNDDLGYGRYYSNSMCHISTWSNWYNTPIPTESPEEVRRFQLCISFLDMLKALFITLRAMLLAIWILLLLASLAPLGLYCWRIFSAKKWWPSPESPCPQPSGLQAKEPSHLGKSIFVLCLCIRKETRRTCWK
- the TMEM176A gene encoding transmembrane protein 176A isoform X2, with amino-acid sequence MGTANDGEMAPETPQPTHVDVHIHQESALAKLLLTCCSALRPPATQARGSSRLLVASWVTQIVLGILSGVLGGFLYMQGFSLLVASGAAIWTGAVAVLAGVAAFIYETRGGTYWSLLRSLLELAAFSTAIAALKLWNDDLGYGRYYSNSMCHISTWSNWYNTPIPTESPEEVRRFQLCISFLDMLKALFITLRAMLLAIWILLLLASLAPLGLYCWRIFSAKKWWPSPESPCPQPSGLQAKEPSHLGKSIFVLCLCIRKETRRTCWK